From one Nonomuraea polychroma genomic stretch:
- a CDS encoding MarR family winged helix-turn-helix transcriptional regulator, whose protein sequence is MSSDTPGFELPLRLLLAFRALIDELHAELSRQGHPDIRPMHGFVMQAIGPQGTTAVELGRTLGVSKQAAGKTIDALERIGYVERTTDPDDTRRKIVRLTPYGLDALGRSARIFDTLRARWAVELGEDRLRALESDLRKLTPANPWRLDMPGWFGSL, encoded by the coding sequence ATGTCAAGTGATACCCCGGGCTTCGAACTCCCGCTACGCCTGCTGCTGGCGTTCAGAGCGCTCATCGACGAGCTCCATGCCGAGCTGTCCAGACAGGGGCATCCGGACATACGCCCCATGCATGGATTTGTCATGCAGGCCATCGGCCCGCAGGGCACCACGGCCGTAGAGCTCGGCCGCACGCTCGGCGTCTCCAAGCAGGCGGCCGGCAAGACCATCGACGCCCTGGAGCGCATCGGTTACGTCGAACGCACCACCGACCCGGACGACACGCGGCGCAAGATCGTCCGCCTCACTCCGTACGGGCTGGACGCACTGGGCCGCTCGGCCCGCATCTTCGACACCCTGCGTGCCCGGTGGGCCGTGGAGCTGGGCGAAGACCGCCTGCGGGCGCTCGAGTCCGACCTGCGCAAGCTCACCCCGGCCAACCCGTGGCGCCTGGACATGCCGGGCTGGTTCGGCTCCCTGTGA
- a CDS encoding cupin domain-containing protein — MTVIRAADARRSETPGGVMTTFASPTQGGAERALWRVDARPGAEGPVHDFDVEQVWTWIAGAATVELGGETYSVAAGDTVVMPARTVRRVLADPADGYTAVVTASAGARAMSPDGADFGVPPWIG; from the coding sequence ATGACTGTCATCCGCGCCGCCGACGCCCGGCGATCGGAAACGCCGGGCGGGGTCATGACGACATTCGCATCGCCGACGCAGGGAGGCGCCGAACGCGCGCTCTGGCGGGTGGACGCCCGGCCCGGTGCCGAGGGGCCGGTGCACGACTTCGACGTCGAGCAGGTGTGGACCTGGATTGCCGGGGCGGCGACCGTCGAGCTGGGCGGCGAGACCTACTCCGTGGCCGCCGGCGACACCGTCGTCATGCCGGCACGGACGGTGCGGCGGGTGCTGGCCGACCCGGCCGACGGATACACCGCCGTCGTCACGGCATCGGCCGGCGCCAGGGCCATGTCCCCCGATGGGGCGGACTTCGGCGTTCCACCCTGGATTGGGTGA
- a CDS encoding sugar phosphate isomerase/epimerase family protein: MRLRHDDGTLVHLAYNAGVHPAEDLENLIAHLTRYAVPVRKRLGVERMGIGLWLSPSVADHLTADRIELVRLRRSLEERGLEVVSLNGTGGRNQEVPGPDWAKPERYRYTMALAKILAFLLPDDVRFGSISTIPIGWRRDWPADLHAIATRRLERLARELRGIYSVTGKTIRVGFEPWPGCVLETTEQALERVCGIDSEHLGVCLDACNLACGAEEPGLALKGLAEAGAPVVKLGHVHNHAGETTNTGAVLHDTLTAMLSGAVSGSAHIEVEMHNLIVPGRAKGPGALVSMLAEELAWARTNLTGLGLQLAA; this comes from the coding sequence ATGCGCCTGCGTCACGACGACGGAACGCTCGTACACCTCGCCTACAACGCGGGTGTCCACCCTGCTGAGGATCTGGAGAACCTGATCGCGCACCTGACCCGCTACGCGGTGCCCGTGCGCAAGCGGCTGGGTGTCGAGCGGATGGGCATCGGGCTCTGGCTCTCGCCGAGCGTCGCCGACCACCTCACGGCCGACCGCATCGAGCTCGTACGGCTGCGCCGCTCCTTGGAGGAGCGCGGTCTCGAGGTCGTGAGCCTCAACGGCACCGGTGGCCGCAACCAGGAGGTCCCCGGCCCCGACTGGGCCAAGCCGGAGCGATACCGCTACACCATGGCGCTGGCCAAGATCCTGGCGTTCCTGCTGCCCGACGACGTGCGGTTCGGCAGCATCTCGACGATTCCGATCGGCTGGCGCCGCGACTGGCCTGCCGATCTGCACGCGATCGCCACCCGCCGCCTGGAGCGGCTCGCCCGCGAGCTGCGCGGCATCTACAGCGTCACCGGCAAGACGATCAGGGTCGGGTTCGAGCCGTGGCCCGGGTGCGTGCTGGAGACCACGGAGCAGGCGCTCGAGCGGGTGTGCGGGATCGACTCCGAACACCTGGGCGTGTGCCTGGACGCCTGCAATCTCGCCTGCGGGGCCGAGGAGCCGGGGTTGGCGCTGAAGGGACTGGCGGAGGCGGGAGCGCCTGTCGTCAAGCTGGGACACGTGCACAATCACGCCGGCGAGACCACGAACACCGGCGCGGTGCTGCACGACACGTTGACGGCGATGTTGTCGGGCGCGGTGAGCGGGAGTGCGCACATCGAGGTCGAGATGCACAACCTGATCGTTCCCGGCCGGGCCAAGGGCCCGGGCGCGCTGGTGTCGATGCTGGCCGAGGAGCTGGCCTGGGCCCGCACCAACCTCACCGGCCTCGGTCTCCAGCTCGCCGCCTGA